The uncultured Methanomethylovorans sp. genome contains a region encoding:
- the mprF gene encoding bifunctional lysylphosphatidylglycerol flippase/synthetase MprF, with translation MFQKKSAIINNLKKISYLLPIAIFALALITLDKQLHHMHLEEIHNVFSHISSTDILLVIVFTFLSYIILSCYDILAVHYANHWIPIDKIIKSSFISTSISYNIGFNFLTSGSLRYRLYSLYGLTLLEIGKIVTFCGLTFWVGISFIGGTVLTFYPLKLPESISIPTIYFKVIGALLLLFLISYFFFCLTQKSFKIKSHEIHFPKINIAFLQLIVATLDYVLVGCVFFFLLPGYGHVSYLYVLTIFLIAQMIGLISTVPGGLGVFETIMLFMLTPYFHSNDILGTLVVFRIVYYFIPFIVGIFLLSHNELNVRKKLLTSSQRKVISKISAFTPQIFAVLIFFAGMALLFFEALPPQIENMRLMARIIPLFLIESSSLLSSMTGVLLLILAKGLWKRIDGAYLLSLIVLFLGAVLSILKSFNYIGASLLFITFLALLPNRKYFYRKSSLLNQLFSKDNVIAISLVVISFIWLGFFFHRHAYYSHETLWQFGIDSHISRFLRSVVGSIFILVIVGTLKLLGSSNKDIKLPNKDDIELAAQIIQKSTDTNGNLALVKDKYLIFDEKIESFIMYGISGKSWICMGDPIGNADNIKDLIWDFHETANLHQGWTVFYEVSEKFIPYYIDIGLKLIKIGEEAKVKLSEFNLEGSAGKDFRYSVKRMEKAGYHFEVLPRECVLDHEKELKDISDAWLEIKRTSEKKFSMGFFDIDYLSNFPLAVVKKEDKIVSFANIWLSAKNEELTIDLMRYDPEIADMTMEYLFVKLMLWGKENGYEYFSLGMSPLSGLEDRNLAPLWTKIGSAIYNHGEYFYNFKGLRAYKNKFNPIWEPRYIALPSNFKQVSALKDIALLISGGAKEIFSK, from the coding sequence TTGTTCCAGAAAAAATCTGCAATAATAAACAATCTAAAGAAAATCAGTTACTTGCTGCCAATTGCTATATTTGCACTTGCATTGATTACTTTAGATAAACAATTGCATCACATGCACTTAGAAGAGATTCACAACGTATTCTCACACATTTCTTCAACGGATATTTTATTAGTAATTGTTTTTACATTCCTGAGCTACATTATACTAAGCTGTTATGATATTTTGGCAGTGCATTATGCCAATCATTGGATACCAATAGATAAAATAATAAAATCGTCCTTTATCAGTACTTCCATAAGCTACAATATTGGTTTTAACTTCCTGACTAGTGGGTCCTTGCGATACAGACTCTATTCTCTTTATGGTTTGACACTTCTTGAAATAGGAAAGATTGTAACGTTCTGTGGCCTTACTTTTTGGGTTGGCATCTCTTTTATTGGAGGAACAGTACTTACCTTCTATCCTCTTAAATTGCCTGAATCGATATCCATTCCTACAATTTACTTCAAAGTAATTGGAGCTCTGTTGCTTCTCTTTTTGATTAGTTATTTCTTTTTCTGCCTGACACAAAAGTCATTCAAAATCAAAAGTCATGAAATACACTTCCCAAAGATCAATATAGCATTTTTACAGCTTATTGTAGCAACACTGGATTATGTTCTTGTAGGATGTGTGTTCTTTTTTTTACTTCCTGGGTACGGACATGTTAGCTATTTGTATGTGCTAACAATTTTCCTGATAGCTCAGATGATCGGTTTAATAAGCACAGTACCGGGCGGACTTGGAGTATTTGAAACGATTATGCTTTTCATGCTGACTCCCTACTTTCATTCAAATGACATCCTTGGTACTCTTGTTGTATTTAGAATTGTATATTATTTTATACCCTTTATTGTAGGGATATTTCTACTTTCACATAACGAACTAAATGTAAGAAAGAAGTTGTTGACAAGTTCACAAAGGAAGGTCATTTCCAAAATATCTGCTTTTACACCCCAGATATTTGCTGTATTGATATTCTTTGCTGGCATGGCTCTTCTTTTCTTTGAAGCTCTTCCACCTCAAATAGAGAACATGCGATTGATGGCCAGGATAATTCCACTTTTTTTGATAGAATCTTCCAGTCTGCTCAGTAGCATGACAGGAGTCTTGCTTTTGATTCTTGCAAAAGGTCTGTGGAAGAGAATAGATGGAGCATATTTGCTCTCGCTTATAGTATTATTTTTAGGTGCTGTTTTGTCCATCTTGAAAAGTTTCAATTATATAGGGGCATCACTTCTGTTCATAACATTTCTGGCTCTATTGCCCAATCGAAAATATTTCTACAGGAAATCATCGTTACTTAACCAGTTATTCAGTAAGGATAATGTCATTGCGATATCTCTTGTTGTCATAAGTTTTATCTGGCTTGGATTTTTCTTTCACCGACATGCTTACTACTCTCATGAAACGTTATGGCAATTCGGCATTGATTCTCATATATCCAGATTTTTAAGATCGGTTGTAGGATCTATATTTATTTTGGTAATAGTGGGCACATTGAAACTTCTTGGCAGTTCAAATAAAGATATAAAATTACCAAATAAAGATGATATAGAACTTGCAGCACAGATAATTCAGAAAAGTACAGATACAAATGGGAACCTTGCATTAGTTAAAGATAAATATCTAATTTTCGATGAAAAGATAGAATCATTTATAATGTATGGCATATCCGGAAAAAGCTGGATATGTATGGGTGATCCCATAGGAAATGCTGATAATATAAAGGATCTTATTTGGGATTTTCATGAAACTGCAAACCTGCACCAGGGATGGACTGTGTTCTATGAAGTGAGTGAAAAATTTATACCTTATTACATAGACATAGGCCTGAAATTGATAAAAATCGGAGAGGAAGCAAAAGTCAAACTTTCTGAATTCAATCTTGAAGGGAGTGCTGGAAAGGATTTCCGATATTCGGTAAAACGTATGGAGAAAGCTGGATATCATTTTGAAGTTCTGCCCCGAGAATGTGTTTTGGATCATGAGAAAGAGCTAAAAGACATTTCAGATGCGTGGCTGGAAATAAAACGTACTAGTGAAAAGAAATTCTCAATGGGTTTTTTTGACATTGATTATTTGAGCAATTTCCCTCTGGCTGTGGTCAAAAAAGAAGACAAAATAGTTTCTTTTGCAAACATATGGCTTAGTGCCAAGAATGAAGAACTGACCATTGATTTGATGCGTTATGACCCTGAGATAGCAGATATGACTATGGAATATCTTTTTGTGAAGCTTATGTTGTGGGGTAAAGAGAACGGATATGAATATTTTTCTCTTGGAATGTCGCCCCTTTCTGGCCTGGAAGACCGAAATCTTGCACCTTTATGGACTAAAATTGGTTCAGCTATTTATAACCACGGTGAATATTTCTATAATTTTAAAGGATTAAGAGCATATAAAAACAAATTTAATCCTATCTGGGAACCAAGATATATTGCATTACCCAGTAATTTTAAGCAAGTGTCTGCTTTGAAGGATATTGCACTTTTGATCTCAGGTGGAGCTAAAGAGATATTTTCAAAATAA
- a CDS encoding NAD(P)/FAD-dependent oxidoreductase, with amino-acid sequence MDYDVIVVGGGPSGATAAQTCAKNGLNVILFEKEALPRYKTCGGAVSKKVLDLIGGLDALEPHFKLYGARTFTPKLESLIHKFDDLSIILTFRDSFDYFLLEKARSKNVQIYENERVEKIERHEEYVKVTTSKSTYFAKILIGADGVNGLVAKQTNLRKNWGKDKSGICIEAEIQLDSKGIEEYVFDPQLVDFYFIENWGYGWVFPKGNVLSVGIGGMRERVPDPLGSFSSFLHLLSKGKSSNLENNIISKKAHLIPAGGLDRNIYTDRVMLVGDAAGFVDPFIGEGIYYSILSGIIAGKVATEAINDNNCSHDYLSIYEKRCDIEFNNDLKFAYKFAKIAYNNLSLFMLCLKADHVLYKNYLLAARGEYTYKQYVTMSMKRFPITLMKIVSSAFR; translated from the coding sequence ATGGATTATGATGTCATAGTTGTCGGAGGTGGGCCAAGCGGTGCAACGGCTGCACAGACATGTGCTAAAAACGGATTAAACGTCATATTATTTGAAAAAGAGGCTTTGCCGCGTTACAAGACATGTGGTGGAGCAGTTTCTAAAAAAGTGCTTGATTTAATTGGTGGGCTTGATGCACTCGAACCTCATTTCAAATTATATGGTGCAAGAACTTTTACTCCTAAGCTTGAATCATTAATACATAAATTTGATGACCTGTCTATTATTTTAACATTCAGAGATTCATTTGATTACTTTCTGCTAGAAAAGGCCAGGTCGAAAAATGTACAAATCTATGAAAATGAAAGAGTAGAAAAGATCGAAAGACACGAAGAATATGTGAAAGTAACAACTTCTAAATCAACTTATTTTGCAAAAATATTAATCGGAGCCGATGGGGTTAATGGTCTGGTCGCAAAACAGACCAATTTAAGAAAAAATTGGGGAAAGGACAAGTCAGGTATCTGCATTGAAGCAGAGATTCAATTAGATAGTAAAGGCATTGAAGAATATGTTTTTGATCCACAGCTAGTTGATTTTTACTTCATCGAGAACTGGGGGTATGGATGGGTATTTCCAAAAGGAAATGTCTTATCCGTTGGGATAGGCGGAATGCGCGAAAGAGTACCAGATCCCCTTGGCTCCTTTTCCAGTTTCCTGCACTTACTTTCCAAGGGTAAAAGTTCAAATCTGGAAAACAACATAATTTCAAAAAAAGCCCATTTAATACCCGCTGGAGGATTAGACCGGAATATTTACACTGATCGTGTAATGTTGGTTGGGGATGCAGCTGGTTTTGTCGATCCTTTTATCGGAGAAGGTATTTACTATTCAATCTTAAGTGGAATAATTGCAGGAAAAGTAGCAACTGAAGCTATAAATGACAACAACTGCTCGCATGACTACTTAAGTATTTATGAAAAAAGATGTGATATCGAATTCAATAATGATCTGAAGTTCGCTTATAAATTTGCAAAAATAGCCTATAATAATTTAAGCTTATTCATGTTGTGTTTAAAAGCAGATCATGTATTATATAAGAATTATTTGCTTGCAGCAAGAGGGGAGTACACGTACAAACAGTATGTTACGATGTCCATGAAACGTTTCCCCATAACTTTGATGAAAATAGTAAGTAGCGCTTTTAGATAA
- a CDS encoding MFS transporter, protein MDKNSNVTTQKTEDTVKKGIAYKWTALFNVALASLMGTVNGSIILISLPAIFTGIQINPMAPDAFQYLLWILMGYGLVTATLLLSIGRLADIYGRVKLFRLGFLIFTIGSILLYLTPGTGNKGALELIIFRLIQAVGGAFTMANGAAIITDVFPTSERGKALGINMVAIMSGQFIGLLLGGILATYNWRYVFLVNVPFALLGTVLSYRNMKEISFRAPKTSIDVLGNLLFIGGLTSLLVGVTYGLMPYEHNGITDAMGWSSPLVMSTLGIGIVALAVFPFAESKAKNPMFRVEFFKIRAFAYANLANFTAAIARGGIMFMLILLLQGIWLPLHGYRFEDTPLWAGIYMLPMTLGFIIMGPLSGILSDKYGPRWIATSGMVIVTLVFIGLALLPYNFDYWQLGILIFFMGIGNGMFSSPNSSSIMNSVPAEDRGVASGMMSTLINSASTLSMAIFFTIVIVGIQGALPGAIHESFANLGSGPIVQNLADQLASLPPTNALFSAFLGYNPMGSTLEAMDPNVVSAIPQSVVDTLKSTYWFPQTLQQAFMPALRASFVLGAILSAIAALLSAMRGERYVHETHVSTEKT, encoded by the coding sequence TTGGATAAAAACAGTAATGTAACAACCCAAAAGACTGAAGATACTGTAAAAAAGGGTATTGCGTACAAATGGACTGCACTGTTCAACGTAGCGCTCGCATCGCTAATGGGTACGGTAAACGGCAGCATTATTCTTATTTCACTACCTGCTATTTTTACAGGCATTCAGATAAACCCCATGGCTCCAGATGCGTTCCAGTATTTGTTATGGATATTGATGGGTTACGGTTTGGTCACAGCCACGCTTCTCCTTAGTATAGGGCGGCTGGCAGATATATACGGCAGAGTAAAGTTGTTCAGGCTAGGATTCCTTATTTTTACCATTGGCTCGATTTTGCTCTACCTTACACCTGGCACTGGCAATAAAGGTGCACTGGAACTTATCATTTTCAGGCTCATACAGGCTGTAGGTGGCGCATTCACCATGGCAAACGGTGCAGCTATTATCACAGATGTATTTCCGACAAGTGAAAGGGGAAAGGCGCTTGGTATCAACATGGTAGCCATCATGTCCGGTCAGTTCATCGGTTTACTACTGGGTGGTATACTGGCAACTTATAATTGGCGCTATGTTTTCCTGGTCAACGTTCCTTTTGCCTTGCTGGGGACGGTTTTGTCTTATAGGAATATGAAAGAGATCTCTTTCCGGGCACCAAAGACAAGTATTGATGTACTTGGGAACTTATTATTCATAGGCGGGCTGACCTCACTTCTGGTTGGGGTTACCTATGGCTTGATGCCTTACGAACACAATGGTATCACTGATGCCATGGGCTGGAGCAGCCCCCTGGTGATGTCTACCCTTGGCATAGGAATAGTGGCACTGGCAGTTTTCCCATTTGCTGAAAGCAAGGCAAAGAATCCCATGTTCCGCGTCGAGTTTTTCAAAATCAGGGCTTTTGCTTATGCAAACCTTGCTAACTTTACAGCAGCTATTGCAAGAGGAGGAATCATGTTCATGCTAATTCTGTTGCTGCAGGGTATCTGGCTTCCTCTGCATGGTTACCGTTTTGAGGATACACCATTATGGGCTGGAATCTACATGTTACCCATGACCCTGGGATTCATTATTATGGGACCTCTATCCGGAATACTCTCGGACAAATACGGACCTCGGTGGATAGCTACCTCTGGTATGGTCATTGTGACACTGGTCTTTATAGGTCTTGCATTACTTCCCTACAATTTCGACTACTGGCAACTTGGCATTCTTATATTCTTTATGGGAATTGGGAATGGTATGTTTAGTTCTCCTAATAGTTCTTCCATCATGAACTCAGTACCAGCTGAGGACCGGGGAGTTGCTTCGGGTATGATGTCAACTCTAATTAATTCAGCTTCAACTTTGAGCATGGCTATTTTCTTTACTATTGTGATAGTTGGTATCCAGGGAGCATTACCAGGTGCGATACACGAATCATTTGCAAACCTTGGGTCAGGCCCCATTGTTCAAAATCTCGCTGACCAGCTGGCAAGTTTGCCACCTACTAACGCACTATTCTCCGCCTTCCTGGGCTACAATCCAATGGGCTCGACTCTGGAAGCAATGGATCCGAACGTCGTTAGTGCAATACCACAATCTGTTGTGGATACTCTCAAGAGTACCTACTGGTTCCCTCAGACTCTGCAGCAGGCGTTCATGCCAGCACTACGAGCTTCCTTTGTCCTAGGGGCTATTCTCTCTGCAATAGCAGCTTTACTTTCAGCAATGAGGGGAGAGCGATACGTGCATGAGACACATGTATCCACAGAAAAAACATAA
- a CDS encoding DUF116 domain-containing protein, with protein MYKIIGEIVFVFILASVLLTIIALMVSRMSLSRNVWLAGSFAEILDFFYLPIKYLFYKFSDPKILDKWMVSLKNIAHKNDFQKTKKRIILAPHCMRSMDCPAHSTKEGIQCISCGKCIYERLGKDAQKYGYKLYIITGSSFVKHILRDETIEGALLIACDYELIKVMQALKGTKIVTYGISMLNDGCYNTEVDYEKVIRAFEYFDYAETVQSVS; from the coding sequence GTGTATAAAATAATAGGTGAGATAGTTTTTGTTTTTATTCTCGCCTCTGTTTTGCTTACTATAATCGCTCTTATGGTCAGTCGAATGAGCCTTAGTCGTAACGTTTGGCTTGCAGGCTCTTTTGCAGAAATACTTGATTTTTTTTATCTGCCGATTAAGTATTTATTCTACAAGTTCTCTGACCCAAAGATACTCGACAAATGGATGGTTTCCCTGAAGAACATAGCTCATAAAAATGATTTTCAAAAAACGAAAAAACGTATTATTCTGGCACCTCATTGTATGCGTTCTATGGATTGTCCTGCACATTCCACAAAAGAAGGAATACAATGCATCTCTTGTGGCAAGTGCATCTATGAAAGGCTTGGCAAGGATGCACAGAAATATGGATACAAATTGTACATAATCACTGGCTCTTCTTTTGTCAAGCATATCCTGCGTGATGAAACAATAGAAGGTGCCCTCTTGATTGCATGTGATTATGAACTTATCAAAGTAATGCAGGCGCTTAAAGGCACAAAAATAGTTACTTATGGCATCTCAATGCTAAATGATGGGTGCTATAATACAGAAGTAGATTATGAAAAAGTAATTCGGGCTTTTGAATATTTTGACTATGCAGAAACGGTACAATCTGTATCATAA
- a CDS encoding DUF116 domain-containing protein, which produces MQIPYEILGKVFILLAIIVIVSIVLALLLGTYSFSRHKILFPSFVLFMLYLFYGPSKWICRRFSIRDTIVDEILVELRNALMLEEFRKTKGRKVVFLPQCLRHPDCKARCDPIDGYLCKKCGKCDIGTICEAADKYGFKVFVIPGGSFVKKILKAHRPESCIGVACYPELSESMQGVAAYMPVQGICLLKDGCFNTEANVEEIIRKMEESCV; this is translated from the coding sequence ATGCAGATTCCCTATGAAATATTGGGAAAGGTATTCATACTACTGGCTATTATTGTCATTGTAAGTATTGTTCTAGCCTTACTGCTGGGTACTTACAGTTTTAGCCGTCATAAGATACTTTTTCCAAGTTTCGTACTTTTTATGCTATACCTTTTCTACGGTCCTTCTAAATGGATATGTAGAAGATTCTCTATTCGCGATACTATTGTTGATGAGATCCTTGTCGAATTAAGAAATGCTCTGATGCTGGAGGAATTCCGGAAAACGAAAGGGCGTAAAGTTGTTTTTCTGCCTCAATGCCTACGCCATCCTGATTGTAAAGCAAGATGTGATCCAATTGATGGATATCTATGCAAAAAATGTGGAAAGTGCGATATTGGAACTATATGCGAGGCTGCCGATAAATATGGTTTCAAGGTATTTGTGATTCCAGGCGGCAGTTTTGTAAAGAAGATACTCAAAGCGCACAGGCCTGAAAGCTGCATTGGAGTTGCCTGCTATCCTGAGCTTTCAGAATCCATGCAAGGAGTTGCAGCCTACATGCCAGTGCAAGGCATTTGTCTGCTTAAAGACGGATGTTTCAATACTGAAGCCAATGTGGAAGAGATCATCCGGAAAATGGAGGAATCCTGTGTATAA
- a CDS encoding (Fe-S)-binding protein has translation MAKREPSINTENFTAVQLMELDSCSRCGECVNWCPTYDASGQNPGLAPRDKILRWKDFMNKSYGLRAKLFGPKEISAEEIEQFKNDVYGCTTCGMCATVCESAINTVELWESMRANLVKRGNGPFGKQGMFLKLIGEYKNPYMADNKDRVNWFPADIKVEDKAEILYFGGCTAELKQRKLALATARVLNKLGIKFTMLGEDEICCGSALIRTGQYFVNDTAKKNAQKNIDNIKAKGAKIVLYACAGCFRASLIDWPRLTGKELPFKVVHITQFLQDLIQKGDIKWEQSINKKVTYHDPCHLGRHVGVFEPPRAVLKSIPGIEFVEMERIEENQRCCGAGGGVKAGIPDLALGVARTRVEDALATKAELLSSACPFCKRNLSDGRDALGIKELEVEDVVVLVAQAMGIDLSDTPAE, from the coding sequence ATGGCAAAACGTGAACCTTCTATTAATACAGAGAACTTTACAGCAGTACAGCTCATGGAGCTAGATTCATGCAGCCGCTGTGGAGAATGTGTGAACTGGTGTCCCACATATGATGCATCCGGACAAAATCCAGGTCTTGCTCCCAGGGACAAGATCCTCAGATGGAAAGATTTCATGAACAAATCCTATGGACTGCGTGCAAAGCTCTTTGGACCAAAGGAGATCAGTGCAGAAGAGATAGAGCAGTTCAAGAACGATGTATATGGATGTACTACCTGTGGTATGTGTGCCACAGTATGTGAATCTGCTATAAACACTGTCGAATTGTGGGAATCCATGCGTGCTAACCTTGTGAAGCGCGGTAACGGTCCTTTCGGAAAGCAGGGCATGTTCCTGAAACTCATCGGAGAATACAAGAACCCTTACATGGCAGACAACAAGGACAGAGTCAACTGGTTCCCTGCTGACATCAAGGTCGAAGATAAAGCTGAGATCCTTTACTTCGGAGGATGTACTGCAGAACTTAAGCAGAGAAAACTCGCTCTTGCAACTGCACGTGTACTCAACAAGCTTGGAATAAAGTTCACAATGCTTGGAGAAGATGAGATATGCTGTGGTTCAGCACTTATCAGGACAGGTCAGTATTTTGTAAACGATACTGCTAAGAAGAACGCCCAGAAGAACATTGATAACATCAAGGCAAAGGGTGCAAAGATAGTATTGTACGCATGCGCCGGATGTTTCAGGGCCTCACTTATCGACTGGCCACGTCTGACTGGTAAAGAGCTGCCATTTAAGGTAGTTCACATCACTCAGTTCCTTCAGGACCTCATCCAGAAAGGAGATATCAAGTGGGAGCAGTCCATTAACAAGAAGGTCACATACCACGATCCATGCCACCTTGGCCGCCATGTAGGTGTATTTGAGCCACCAAGAGCTGTGCTCAAGAGCATCCCGGGCATAGAATTTGTGGAAATGGAAAGGATTGAAGAGAACCAGCGCTGCTGTGGAGCAGGCGGTGGTGTAAAAGCTGGTATTCCTGACCTCGCATTGGGTGTTGCAAGAACAAGAGTTGAAGATGCTCTGGCAACAAAGGCAGAACTCCTTTCAAGCGCATGTCCATTCTGTAAGAGAAACCTTAGCGATGGAAGAGACGCTCTTGGTATAAAAGAACTGGAAGTTGAAGATGTTGTAGTGCTTGTGGCACAAGCCATGGGAATCGACCTGAGTGACACTCCTGCAGAGTGA
- a CDS encoding disulfide reductase produces the protein MEYFAGVSEALRLTFVQIMIISILSVGIFVIGMYINLKKWGMGSTGYGQTPSKSILAFPKMLMYQMSQHAHVHNQSILTTFVLDILFQRRILRRSPLRWFMHITIFVGWMTLFAMSGAMFFVEMTYMIGEKVGYAESLPWFMIPETFRELLSVPNDIFSYILLIGIIIAIYRRLFVAKTRESTIAYDSILLIGLTIITVTGFIADGIRNGTFWGMGLHNELAPPAALFHVIISLLFCIAYIPFSKYIHIIAIPLALLANKGGE, from the coding sequence ATGGAGTATTTTGCAGGTGTATCCGAGGCATTAAGACTCACATTTGTGCAGATTATGATTATATCGATTCTTTCAGTTGGTATCTTTGTTATAGGAATGTACATCAACTTAAAGAAATGGGGCATGGGCTCAACTGGATATGGCCAGACACCATCAAAAAGTATCTTGGCTTTCCCTAAAATGCTTATGTACCAGATGAGTCAACATGCGCATGTTCACAATCAGTCGATTCTTACTACGTTTGTTCTTGACATTCTTTTTCAAAGAAGGATCCTTAGAAGAAGTCCTCTCAGATGGTTCATGCACATCACTATTTTTGTTGGCTGGATGACTCTTTTTGCTATGTCTGGTGCTATGTTCTTTGTTGAAATGACGTACATGATAGGTGAAAAGGTAGGATATGCAGAGTCACTTCCCTGGTTTATGATCCCGGAGACATTCAGAGAACTACTCTCAGTACCTAACGACATATTCAGTTACATACTACTCATAGGTATTATAATTGCAATATACAGGAGACTGTTCGTTGCAAAGACCAGAGAATCCACAATTGCGTACGACTCCATCCTTCTGATTGGACTCACTATAATTACAGTGACAGGTTTCATTGCAGACGGAATAAGGAACGGTACTTTCTGGGGTATGGGCCTCCACAATGAACTGGCACCTCCAGCAGCCCTCTTCCACGTAATTATCTCACTGCTGTTCTGTATCGCATACATTCCGTTTAGCAAATACATTCACATTATAGCAATACCACTCGCACTCCTTGCAAACAAGGGAGGAGAATAA
- a CDS encoding NAD(P)/FAD-dependent oxidoreductase: MAGDKLEKGAILQRDKETYAIAPQIPGGLVTPDLLRKIADVAEKYNAAAMKMTSAQRICIVGIKEADLDNIWKDLDMKPAAAVGLCVRSIKICPGTTFCKRGQQDAVGLGLKLDEKYHGMQLPSKLKIAVAGCMNSCSEPAIKDIGILGTPKGYTVMVGGSAGLKPRLADTIADELTDEEVLVLVEKIINYYKSYSTKHRIGRLIDEIGLDKFREDLGL; the protein is encoded by the coding sequence ATGGCAGGAGACAAATTAGAAAAAGGAGCAATCCTACAGAGAGACAAGGAAACATACGCAATAGCACCACAGATACCAGGAGGCTTAGTAACTCCAGATCTATTGCGAAAGATTGCAGATGTAGCAGAGAAGTACAATGCTGCAGCAATGAAAATGACCTCTGCGCAGAGGATTTGTATCGTAGGTATCAAGGAAGCAGACCTGGATAACATCTGGAAAGACCTGGACATGAAGCCGGCAGCAGCAGTGGGGCTGTGCGTCAGAAGCATTAAGATATGCCCTGGTACGACATTCTGTAAGCGCGGTCAGCAGGACGCCGTAGGTCTTGGTCTTAAACTGGACGAAAAATATCACGGTATGCAATTGCCATCCAAGCTTAAGATAGCCGTTGCAGGATGTATGAATTCCTGTTCAGAGCCCGCAATCAAAGATATAGGTATCCTGGGTACTCCCAAAGGATATACCGTGATGGTAGGCGGCAGTGCAGGACTTAAACCCAGACTTGCAGATACTATTGCAGATGAGCTGACAGATGAAGAAGTCCTTGTACTTGTTGAAAAGATTATCAACTATTACAAGAGCTATTCCACAAAGCACAGGATTGGCAGGTTGATCGATGAGATAGGACTTGACAAGTTCAGGGAAGATCTCGGGCTGTGA
- a CDS encoding metal-dependent hydrolase: MPYPVVHIMFFVLCISLPGLFSFAQTALSSGVYKRDWWNLLLLFSIGSFFSLLPDIPAVWNFLLHGNMNHGMAGPIPTHSLVFGVVAFCSAFVLGLLAYRQRDRALALGMYAEAAFLSHLLLDDIAEGGLSYLYPFYNETMSLFSYVKVRFSDVDFQGYNTAGMVSVFFIFCVLLMALMALNYLGFGFRYEPLKNKAETACNQIPLASQHTTREIREIQVINADIAEDEY; encoded by the coding sequence ATGCCCTATCCCGTCGTACATATAATGTTCTTCGTGCTTTGTATATCTCTGCCCGGACTGTTTAGTTTTGCACAAACTGCTCTCAGCAGCGGAGTGTACAAGCGGGATTGGTGGAATTTACTATTACTATTCTCTATTGGAAGTTTTTTTTCATTATTACCGGACATACCTGCAGTGTGGAATTTTCTCTTGCATGGAAACATGAATCATGGTATGGCTGGACCAATACCAACTCATTCCTTAGTTTTTGGCGTTGTAGCTTTCTGCAGTGCTTTTGTTTTGGGCTTACTGGCATATAGACAGCGTGACCGGGCTTTGGCTCTGGGCATGTATGCAGAAGCAGCATTTCTTTCCCATCTGCTTTTGGACGATATAGCAGAAGGAGGGCTTTCCTATCTTTATCCATTCTATAATGAAACCATGAGCTTGTTCTCTTACGTAAAAGTAAGATTCTCCGATGTAGATTTCCAGGGATATAATACTGCGGGCATGGTCTCCGTCTTCTTCATATTCTGTGTCCTACTTATGGCCCTCATGGCATTGAACTATCTGGGTTTTGGTTTCAGGTATGAACCATTGAAAAATAAGGCGGAAACAGCATGTAATCAAATTCCTTTAGCTTCACAACATACTACAAGAGAAATTAGAGAGATTCAGGTAATAAATGCTGATATTGCAGAAGATGAATATTAG